In a single window of the Nodularia spumigena CCY9414 genome:
- a CDS encoding NAD-dependent epimerase: MKILVTGAAGFIGFHLSQRLLNRGDEVIGIDNLNNYYDVSLKQARLAQLQSQQLFTFTQLDLGDQEGINNLFTTHQFDVVVNLAAQAGVRYSLQNPHAYINSNILGFTNILEGCRHSQVKHLVFASSSSVYGANTKTPFSIHDNVDHPISLYAASKKANELMAHTYSHLYGLPTTGLRFFTVYGPWGRPDMALFLFTKAILSGQPIDVFNYGKMKRDFTYIDDIIEGVVIVTDNIPQGNPHWSGDKPDPGTSKAPYKIYNIGNNNPVELLHFIEVIEDCLGMKAQKNMLPLQPGDVTMTYADVDDLIADVGFKPATPIEVGIRRFIDWYRDYYQV, translated from the coding sequence ATGAAAATCTTAGTTACAGGTGCTGCAGGCTTTATTGGCTTCCACCTGAGCCAGCGACTATTAAACCGCGGTGACGAAGTTATAGGAATCGATAACCTGAATAACTACTATGACGTTTCCCTCAAACAAGCTCGCCTGGCTCAACTGCAATCACAGCAGCTATTCACCTTTACTCAACTGGACTTAGGGGATCAAGAGGGAATCAACAACCTATTTACAACACATCAATTTGATGTAGTTGTCAACCTCGCAGCCCAAGCTGGGGTGAGGTATTCTCTCCAAAATCCCCACGCCTATATTAACAGTAATATTCTCGGATTCACCAACATCTTAGAAGGTTGTCGTCACTCCCAAGTCAAACATTTAGTATTTGCCTCCTCCAGTTCTGTCTATGGAGCTAATACTAAAACCCCTTTTTCCATCCATGACAACGTGGACCACCCCATTAGTTTATATGCTGCCAGTAAAAAAGCCAACGAGCTAATGGCACATACTTACAGCCACCTCTACGGCTTACCCACTACGGGACTGCGCTTTTTTACCGTTTATGGTCCTTGGGGAAGACCAGACATGGCTTTATTTTTATTTACCAAAGCCATTTTATCAGGTCAACCCATTGATGTATTCAATTATGGTAAAATGAAACGTGATTTTACTTACATTGATGATATTATCGAAGGTGTGGTAATAGTTACCGATAATATCCCCCAAGGTAATCCTCATTGGTCAGGGGATAAACCTGACCCAGGGACTAGTAAAGCACCCTATAAAATCTATAACATTGGGAATAATAATCCTGTGGAGTTGTTGCATTTCATTGAGGTGATAGAAGACTGCTTGGGGATGAAGGCGCAAAAGAATATGTTGCCTTTGCAACCCGGAGATGTAACCATGACCTATGCTGATGTGGATGATTTAATTGCAGATGTGGGGTTTAAACCCGCCACTCCCATTGAGGTGGGTATCAGGCGTTTTATCGATTGGTATAGGGATTATTATCAGGTGTAA